A genomic window from Micromonospora sp. WMMA1947 includes:
- the tmk gene encoding dTMP kinase, with protein MPRPGPARGGTAIESQNNGESPGVSSGTAADHSGVAAIRSVLRIRPFRRLWIVLSAASFGDWLGLLATALFAASQVSGSTAQGAAFGGVTAIRLLPALVLGPVAGVFADRFDRRWTMVICDLLRFVLFASIPLYALTGAAGGLVVGWALIATFLIESITLMWIPAKEAAVPNLIPRTRLEAANQLTLITTYGLTPVAAAIALAVLDRGVRGAVGGDLPDWAEPAQLALWFNAFSRLATALVVAFGIKEISHAQRAEAERSEQSMFRQFSEGWKYIGQTPLVRGLVLGIFGAFAGGGIVVGTAKFFANSLGAGDAAFSLLFGAIFVGLALGIGLGPMIVRDMSRRRWFGMSIVLASASVLVLAFAIHLSMAILGAILVGAGAGMAFLAGTTLLGGEVADEVRGRVFAVVQIGTRLVLILAIALSSLLVGVGGSRQLTIADLGISISSTRLLLLAAGAAGIIAGISAFGQMDDKKGVPVLADLWGSIRGRPLMPAEPFVSSGLFVVFEGGEGAGKSTQLAELAERLRAQGRDVVVTREPGATPVGERIRSLVLGTTPGEAPSPRAEALLYAADRAHHVATVVRPALVRGAVVISDRYVDSSLAYQGAGRTLPVDEVSWLSSWATGGLKPDLVVLLDVEPRTGLSRVEDRNEGTDRLEAESLTFHERVRYAFLDLAAGDPKRYLVLDASRPIDETADAVARRVGELLTDPAGIVHPRPAQGPDTSVQPELSDAELVTMEQPRR; from the coding sequence ATGCCCAGACCTGGGCCGGCACGTGGAGGTACGGCCATCGAAAGCCAGAACAACGGCGAGTCGCCCGGCGTGTCGTCCGGGACAGCCGCCGACCACTCCGGCGTCGCCGCCATCCGGTCGGTGCTGCGCATCCGGCCGTTCCGCAGGCTGTGGATCGTGCTCAGCGCCGCCTCCTTCGGCGACTGGCTCGGCCTGCTGGCCACCGCGCTGTTCGCCGCCTCCCAGGTTTCCGGCAGCACCGCCCAGGGCGCCGCGTTCGGTGGCGTGACCGCGATCCGGCTGCTCCCGGCGCTGGTGCTCGGCCCGGTGGCCGGTGTGTTCGCCGACCGGTTCGACCGCCGGTGGACCATGGTCATCTGCGACCTGCTGCGCTTCGTGCTGTTCGCCTCGATCCCGCTGTACGCGCTCACCGGCGCCGCGGGCGGGCTGGTGGTCGGCTGGGCGCTGATCGCCACCTTCCTGATCGAGTCGATCACGTTGATGTGGATCCCGGCCAAGGAGGCGGCGGTCCCCAACCTCATCCCGCGTACCCGGCTGGAGGCGGCCAACCAGCTCACGCTGATCACCACGTACGGCCTGACACCGGTGGCCGCGGCCATCGCGCTGGCCGTGCTGGACCGCGGCGTCCGGGGTGCGGTCGGCGGCGACCTGCCCGACTGGGCCGAACCGGCCCAGCTCGCGCTCTGGTTCAACGCCTTCTCCCGGCTGGCCACCGCGCTCGTGGTGGCGTTCGGGATCAAGGAGATCAGCCACGCCCAGCGCGCCGAGGCGGAGCGCTCCGAGCAGAGCATGTTCCGGCAGTTCTCCGAGGGCTGGAAATACATCGGCCAGACCCCGCTCGTGCGCGGCCTGGTGCTGGGCATCTTCGGCGCGTTCGCCGGCGGCGGCATCGTGGTCGGCACCGCCAAGTTCTTCGCCAACTCGCTCGGCGCCGGTGACGCCGCGTTCTCGCTGCTCTTCGGCGCGATCTTCGTCGGCCTGGCGCTCGGCATCGGGCTCGGGCCGATGATCGTGCGGGACATGTCCCGCCGCCGCTGGTTCGGCATGAGCATCGTGCTCGCCAGCGCCTCCGTGCTGGTGCTCGCCTTCGCCATCCACCTGTCGATGGCCATCCTCGGCGCGATCCTGGTCGGCGCGGGCGCCGGCATGGCGTTCCTGGCCGGCACCACGCTGCTCGGCGGCGAGGTGGCCGACGAGGTGCGCGGCCGGGTCTTCGCGGTGGTGCAGATCGGCACCCGGCTGGTGCTGATCCTGGCCATCGCGCTGAGCAGCCTCCTGGTCGGCGTCGGCGGCTCCCGCCAGCTCACCATCGCCGACCTGGGCATCTCCATCTCCTCGACCCGGCTGCTGCTGCTCGCCGCCGGCGCGGCCGGCATCATCGCCGGCATCAGCGCGTTCGGCCAGATGGACGACAAGAAGGGCGTACCGGTCCTCGCCGACCTGTGGGGCTCGATCCGGGGCCGCCCGCTGATGCCGGCCGAGCCGTTCGTCTCCAGCGGCCTGTTCGTGGTCTTCGAGGGCGGCGAGGGCGCCGGCAAGTCCACCCAGCTCGCCGAACTCGCCGAGCGGCTGCGCGCGCAGGGCCGCGACGTGGTGGTCACCCGCGAGCCGGGCGCCACGCCGGTCGGCGAGCGGATCCGCTCCCTGGTGCTCGGCACCACTCCCGGCGAGGCGCCGTCGCCGCGCGCCGAGGCGCTGCTCTACGCCGCCGACCGGGCGCACCACGTCGCCACCGTCGTCCGTCCGGCGCTCGTGCGCGGCGCGGTGGTGATCAGCGACCGGTACGTCGACTCGTCGCTCGCCTACCAGGGCGCCGGCCGGACGCTTCCGGTGGACGAGGTCTCCTGGCTCTCGTCCTGGGCCACCGGCGGCCTCAAGCCCGACCTGGTGGTGCTGCTCGACGTCGAGCCGCGTACCGGCCTGAGCCGGGTCGAGGACCGCAACGAGGGCACCGACCGGCTGGAGGCCGAGTCGCTGACGTTCCACGAGCGGGTCCGGTACGCCTTCCTCGACCTCGCCGCCGGCGACCCGAAGCGATACCTGGTGCTCGACGCGTCCCGCCCGATCGACGAGACCGCCGACGCGGTCGCCCGCCGGGTGGGCGAGCTGCTCACCGACCCGGCCGGCATCGTGCACCCCCGTCCGGCGCAGGGCCCGGACACCTCGGTCCAGCCCGAGTTATCCGACGCGGAGCTGGTGACGATGGAGCAACCCCGACGATGA
- a CDS encoding DUF559 domain-containing protein — protein sequence MPGDFADELSWLLFRQRRVLGAAQARRFLSEKAIRHRVASGRWQQVHPRVYVTHDGPVGPEEQRWVAVLAAGPAATLGGLTAAQCWGLRRYESRLIHLLLPARHQTRVLPPGVRIHRTTVLPPEDVLTVGQPRRTMPARSLVDAAQWAATDEEARAVIAAGFQQRLVWGDDLHRVLERLPRARRRRLILATATDAAGGAHSLAELDFLDLVRRAGLPEPSLQVVRRDANGRRRYLDVWFERWRVHVEIDGGQHLDPRAAWADMQRQNDMWAAGDRVLRFPAWAVRTNPTRVVTQLRAALRSAGWPG from the coding sequence ATGCCGGGGGATTTCGCGGACGAGCTGAGCTGGTTGCTGTTTCGTCAGCGACGGGTGCTGGGAGCGGCGCAGGCTCGACGGTTCCTGTCCGAGAAGGCGATCCGGCACCGAGTCGCCAGCGGACGGTGGCAGCAGGTGCACCCCCGGGTCTACGTCACCCATGACGGTCCCGTCGGCCCGGAGGAGCAACGCTGGGTCGCGGTGCTGGCGGCGGGCCCGGCCGCGACGTTGGGCGGGCTGACCGCGGCACAGTGCTGGGGACTCAGGCGCTACGAGAGCCGCCTGATCCATCTGCTGCTGCCTGCTCGGCACCAGACCCGGGTGCTGCCACCTGGGGTACGGATCCACCGCACCACAGTCCTGCCGCCGGAGGATGTACTCACCGTCGGCCAACCCCGCCGGACCATGCCGGCCCGCTCGCTCGTCGACGCGGCACAGTGGGCGGCGACCGACGAGGAGGCACGGGCTGTCATCGCCGCAGGATTCCAGCAACGCCTGGTCTGGGGTGACGACCTACACCGGGTGCTGGAACGACTCCCCCGCGCACGGCGGCGTCGGCTGATCCTGGCGACCGCCACGGACGCGGCGGGCGGCGCCCACTCCCTCGCCGAACTCGACTTCCTCGACCTCGTCCGCCGGGCCGGGCTGCCCGAGCCGTCCCTTCAGGTCGTCCGCCGGGACGCCAACGGGCGGCGGCGTTACCTGGACGTCTGGTTCGAGCGGTGGCGGGTGCACGTCGAGATCGACGGCGGGCAGCACCTCGATCCGAGGGCCGCCTGGGCGGACATGCAGCGGCAGAACGACATGTGGGCCGCCGGTGACCGGGTGCTCCGCTTCCCGGCCTGGGCCGTCCGCACCAACCCCACCCGAGTCGTGACCCAGTTACGAGCCGCCCTGCGATCCGCAGGCTGGCCCGGCTGA
- a CDS encoding YbaB/EbfC family nucleoid-associated protein: MPRGEIDEAWIEEAVRRYRRIENLQAEFDQAVATVEVTVRSPDGLVEVVVTAGGRITDVRFLGALHHRSPRDVAGSVQAAVTAAADAAQWAREKLHNETFAAYRPLAGA; this comes from the coding sequence ATGCCGCGGGGCGAGATCGACGAGGCCTGGATCGAGGAGGCGGTGCGGCGCTACCGCCGGATCGAGAACCTGCAGGCCGAGTTCGACCAGGCGGTCGCGACGGTCGAGGTCACCGTCCGCTCACCCGACGGGCTCGTCGAGGTGGTGGTCACCGCCGGCGGGCGGATCACCGACGTGCGTTTCCTCGGGGCGCTGCACCACCGCAGCCCGCGCGACGTGGCCGGTTCGGTGCAGGCCGCGGTGACGGCTGCCGCCGACGCGGCGCAGTGGGCGCGGGAGAAGCTGCACAACGAGACGTTCGCGGCCTACCGGCCGCTGGCGGGGGCCTGA
- a CDS encoding D-arabinono-1,4-lactone oxidase — translation MAAMSGTTATWSNWAGNQHSTALLTVRPRSVSDVVEAVRQAAAAGRTIRATGSGHSFTATAVADGHRIDLAALETDVTVDVARRLVTVPAGMTLHTLNELLAGHGLAMPNLGDIDAQTIAGALSTGTHGTGAKLGCLSTFVAGLTLVTGTGEVLRCSAEENRDVFDAARVGLGAVGVLVEVTLRCVDAFVLRAHERPAPLAEVLDDLPGLYDAHDHAEFYWFPYTDRVQVKTNDRVPADDRPLPGWRGWLDDEFLSNTVFAGACRLGRAVPALAPTISAVSARALTERTYTGRSDRVFCTPRRVRFVEMEYGLPREALPTALAELRRIVDRLPFKVLFPVEVRFTAADDIWLSHSYGRDSAYIAVHQYVGMPYEPYFRAFEEVATELGGRPHWGKLHWRTAESLATAYPRFADFQSVRSRLDPHNLFKNPYLSQVLGS, via the coding sequence GTGGCAGCCATGTCCGGTACCACCGCCACCTGGTCCAACTGGGCCGGCAACCAGCACAGCACCGCGCTCCTCACCGTGCGCCCGCGTAGCGTCTCCGACGTCGTCGAGGCGGTTCGCCAGGCCGCCGCGGCGGGCCGGACCATCCGGGCCACCGGCAGCGGCCACTCCTTCACCGCCACCGCCGTCGCCGACGGGCACCGCATCGACCTCGCCGCGCTGGAGACGGACGTCACAGTCGATGTGGCGCGCCGCCTGGTCACCGTACCGGCCGGGATGACGTTGCACACGCTCAACGAACTGCTCGCCGGGCACGGCCTCGCGATGCCGAACCTGGGCGACATCGACGCCCAGACCATCGCCGGTGCGCTCTCCACAGGCACCCACGGCACCGGGGCGAAACTGGGCTGCCTGTCCACCTTCGTGGCCGGGCTGACACTGGTCACCGGCACCGGCGAGGTGCTGCGCTGCTCGGCCGAGGAGAACCGCGACGTCTTCGACGCCGCCCGGGTCGGGCTCGGCGCGGTCGGCGTGCTGGTCGAGGTCACGCTGCGCTGCGTGGACGCCTTCGTGCTGCGCGCGCACGAACGCCCGGCCCCGCTCGCCGAGGTGCTCGACGACCTGCCCGGCCTCTACGACGCGCACGACCACGCCGAGTTCTACTGGTTCCCCTACACCGACCGGGTGCAGGTCAAGACCAACGACCGGGTACCCGCCGACGACCGGCCGCTGCCCGGCTGGCGCGGCTGGCTGGACGACGAGTTCCTCTCCAACACCGTCTTCGCCGGCGCCTGCCGCCTCGGCCGCGCCGTACCCGCCCTCGCACCCACGATCAGCGCCGTCTCCGCCCGCGCGCTCACCGAACGCACCTACACCGGCCGCTCCGACCGTGTGTTCTGCACGCCGCGCCGGGTCCGCTTCGTGGAGATGGAGTACGGCCTGCCGCGCGAGGCGCTTCCGACCGCGCTGGCCGAGTTGCGCCGGATCGTCGACCGGCTGCCGTTCAAGGTGCTGTTCCCGGTCGAGGTGCGGTTCACCGCCGCCGACGACATCTGGCTGTCCCACTCGTACGGGCGGGACTCGGCGTACATCGCCGTGCACCAGTACGTGGGTATGCCGTACGAGCCGTACTTCCGCGCGTTCGAGGAGGTGGCGACGGAGTTGGGCGGCCGCCCGCACTGGGGCAAGCTCCACTGGCGCACCGCCGAGTCCCTGGCGACGGCCTACCCGAGATTCGCCGACTTCCAGTCCGTCCGCTCCCGCCTCGACCCCCACAACCTTTTCAAGAACCCCTACCTGTCCCAGGTCCTGGGCTCCTAA
- a CDS encoding DNA polymerase III subunit delta' yields the protein MTGVFGDLVGQDEAVAMLRRAAASAAALLRAPVTVPAGGYDDLDALAEEHDGDPGPAAPADPGAGMTHAWIFTGPPGSGRSVAARAFAAALECVHGTGCGSCPGCHTTLTGTHADVRLVVPEGLSIGVNEMRALVLRAASAPSGGRWQIVIIEDADRLTEAAGNALLKAIEEPPPRTVFLLCAPSTHPDDVSVTIRSRCRVVPLRQPPPAAVAEVLVRRDGIAPDVAEWAAAAAQGHVGRARRLARDPEARQRRDAVLAVPRRLTGVGAAFDAASALIEAAEAEAAASVAEIDEAERTALQTALGAGGTGRGAAGAMRGAAGQLKDLEKRQKSRATRAQRDALDRALVDLAGFYRDAIVMALRAPVAPVHTDTASLAGAGAQKWDAEGSLRRLEAVLECRAAIEANVKPRIAVEAMMLALWRG from the coding sequence ATGACCGGCGTCTTCGGCGATCTGGTCGGGCAGGACGAGGCGGTGGCCATGCTGCGGCGGGCCGCCGCCTCGGCCGCCGCCCTGCTGCGCGCGCCGGTGACGGTGCCCGCGGGCGGGTACGACGACCTCGACGCGCTCGCCGAGGAGCACGACGGCGACCCGGGCCCGGCCGCGCCGGCCGACCCGGGCGCCGGGATGACCCACGCCTGGATCTTCACCGGCCCGCCCGGATCGGGCCGCTCGGTGGCCGCCCGCGCGTTTGCCGCCGCCCTGGAGTGCGTGCACGGCACCGGGTGCGGGAGCTGCCCCGGCTGCCACACCACGCTCACCGGCACCCACGCGGACGTGCGCCTCGTGGTGCCCGAGGGCCTGTCCATCGGCGTCAACGAGATGCGCGCGCTGGTGCTGCGGGCGGCCAGCGCGCCCTCCGGCGGCCGGTGGCAGATCGTGATCATCGAGGACGCCGACCGGCTCACCGAGGCCGCCGGCAACGCGCTGCTCAAGGCGATCGAGGAGCCGCCGCCGCGTACCGTCTTCCTGCTCTGCGCCCCGTCCACCCACCCGGACGACGTCTCCGTGACCATCCGGTCGCGCTGCCGCGTCGTACCGCTGCGGCAGCCGCCGCCGGCCGCGGTGGCCGAGGTGCTGGTCCGCCGCGACGGCATCGCGCCGGACGTGGCCGAGTGGGCCGCCGCGGCGGCGCAGGGGCACGTGGGCCGGGCCCGGCGGCTGGCCCGCGACCCGGAGGCCCGGCAGCGGCGGGACGCGGTGCTGGCCGTACCGCGTCGGCTGACCGGCGTGGGCGCGGCGTTCGACGCGGCCTCGGCGCTGATCGAGGCCGCCGAGGCGGAGGCCGCCGCCTCGGTCGCCGAGATCGACGAGGCGGAGCGTACGGCGTTGCAGACCGCGCTCGGCGCGGGCGGCACCGGCCGGGGCGCGGCCGGCGCGATGCGCGGCGCGGCCGGCCAGCTCAAGGACCTGGAGAAGCGGCAGAAGTCGCGGGCCACCCGGGCCCAGCGGGACGCGCTCGATCGCGCCCTGGTCGACCTGGCCGGGTTCTACCGGGACGCGATCGTCATGGCGCTGCGGGCGCCGGTCGCCCCGGTGCACACCGACACCGCGTCGCTCGCCGGGGCGGGCGCGCAGAAGTGGGACGCCGAGGGCTCGCTGCGCCGCCTGGAGGCGGTGCTGGAGTGCCGCGCGGCCATCGAGGCCAACGTCAAGCCGCGGATCGCGGTGGAGGCGATGATGCTGGCCCTCTGGCGCGGCTGA
- the ricT gene encoding regulatory iron-sulfur-containing complex subunit RicT: protein MGMLCAVSFNRYGRLYYLDPGELRPQVGDRVLVPTDDGPEVAECVWAAQWVSEDTDGFPKLAGIAGDDDLRRDEMLRRRKAEAKVAAKRLIREHGLPMKVVAVDHVLATPENGSDRTTIYFTAPHRVDFRSLVRDLGATLHCRVELRQLSARDSARVQGGIGSCGRDLCCATFLTDFEPVTIRMAKDQDLPLNPLRISGACGRLMCCLKYEHPLYQKFQETAPAVGSRVSTPQGEGKVVGHSVPRDAVTVRLDADGSRSMCSRASVCGPRQAHDQHYPQP from the coding sequence ATGGGCATGCTCTGCGCGGTCAGCTTCAACCGGTACGGGCGCCTCTACTACCTCGACCCGGGTGAGCTGCGCCCGCAGGTGGGCGACCGGGTGCTGGTGCCCACCGACGACGGGCCCGAGGTGGCCGAGTGCGTGTGGGCCGCGCAGTGGGTCAGCGAGGACACCGACGGCTTCCCGAAGCTGGCCGGGATCGCCGGCGACGACGACCTGCGCCGCGACGAGATGCTGCGCCGGCGCAAGGCCGAGGCGAAGGTCGCCGCCAAGCGGCTGATCCGCGAACACGGCCTGCCGATGAAGGTGGTCGCCGTCGACCACGTCCTGGCCACGCCGGAGAACGGCAGTGACCGCACCACGATCTACTTCACCGCGCCGCACCGCGTCGACTTCCGCTCGCTGGTCCGCGACCTGGGCGCCACGCTGCACTGCCGGGTCGAACTGCGGCAGCTCTCCGCCCGCGACTCCGCCCGGGTGCAGGGCGGCATCGGCTCCTGCGGTCGTGACCTGTGCTGCGCCACGTTCCTGACCGACTTCGAGCCGGTGACCATCCGGATGGCGAAGGACCAGGACCTGCCGCTCAACCCGCTGCGCATCTCGGGGGCGTGCGGGCGGCTGATGTGCTGCCTGAAGTACGAGCACCCGCTGTATCAGAAATTCCAGGAGACGGCCCCGGCGGTGGGCAGCCGGGTGTCCACGCCACAGGGCGAGGGCAAGGTGGTCGGCCACAGCGTCCCGCGCGACGCGGTGACGGTCCGGCTGGACGCGGACGGCTCCCGCTCGATGTGCTCCCGCGCGTCGGTGTGCGGCCCCAGGCAGGCCCACGACCAGCACTACCCCCAGCCCTGA
- a CDS encoding amino acid deaminase/aldolase has translation MAIDRDKTRDRLDRATAHLDPPYAVVDLTAFDANAEALAGRSGGKPLRVASKSVRVRELLTRALKRPGWHGVMAFTLPEALWLVRSGVSDDVLVAYPTAHRGGLADLAADPALADAVTLMVDDTAQLDLIDQVCPPARRPALRICLDLDASWRPLGGRVHVGVRRSPVHSATAAGALAAAVAGRPGFRLVGLMSYEAQIAGLGDAPPGQAMLGSAIRVAQRGSYRELLARRSAAVSAVREHADLEFVNGGGTGSVAATSADPAVTEVTAGSGLYGPTLFDAYRAWQPAPAAFFACAVVRRPAPGLATVLGGGWIASGPAADSRLPQPWLPAGLKLLGAEGAGEVQTPLAGKTADDLRVGDRVWFRHAKAGELCEHVNEVHLIEGDAVVATAPTYRGEGHAFL, from the coding sequence GTGGCCATCGACCGTGACAAAACTCGCGATCGTCTCGACCGGGCGACCGCTCATCTCGACCCGCCGTACGCCGTTGTCGACCTCACCGCGTTCGACGCCAACGCCGAGGCGCTCGCCGGGCGGTCGGGCGGCAAGCCGCTGCGCGTGGCGAGCAAGTCGGTACGGGTCCGCGAGCTGCTGACCCGGGCGCTCAAGCGGCCCGGGTGGCACGGCGTGATGGCCTTCACGCTGCCCGAGGCGCTGTGGCTAGTCCGCTCCGGGGTCAGCGACGACGTGCTCGTGGCGTATCCGACGGCCCACCGGGGCGGCCTCGCCGACCTGGCCGCCGACCCGGCGCTCGCCGACGCCGTCACGCTGATGGTCGACGACACCGCACAGCTCGACCTGATCGACCAGGTGTGCCCGCCCGCGCGCCGCCCCGCACTGCGGATCTGCCTCGACCTGGACGCCTCCTGGCGCCCGCTGGGCGGCCGGGTGCACGTCGGCGTGCGCCGCTCCCCGGTGCACAGCGCCACGGCGGCCGGCGCGCTCGCCGCCGCCGTCGCCGGGCGGCCGGGCTTCCGGCTGGTCGGCCTGATGTCGTACGAGGCACAGATCGCCGGCCTCGGCGACGCGCCGCCCGGACAGGCGATGCTCGGCTCGGCGATCCGGGTCGCGCAGCGCGGGTCGTACCGGGAACTGCTCGCACGCCGATCGGCCGCGGTCAGCGCGGTACGCGAACACGCCGACCTGGAGTTCGTCAACGGCGGCGGCACCGGCAGCGTGGCCGCCACCAGCGCGGACCCCGCGGTCACCGAGGTCACCGCGGGCTCCGGCCTGTACGGGCCGACGCTGTTCGACGCGTACCGTGCCTGGCAGCCGGCCCCGGCGGCGTTCTTCGCCTGCGCGGTGGTCCGCCGCCCGGCACCCGGGCTGGCCACGGTGCTCGGCGGCGGCTGGATCGCCTCCGGTCCGGCGGCGGACAGTCGGCTGCCGCAGCCGTGGCTGCCGGCCGGGCTGAAGCTGCTCGGCGCGGAGGGCGCCGGCGAGGTGCAGACCCCGCTGGCCGGAAAGACCGCCGACGACCTGCGCGTCGGAGACCGGGTGTGGTTCCGTCACGCCAAGGCCGGCGAGCTGTGCGAGCACGTCAACGAGGTGCACCTGATCGAGGGGGACGCGGTGGTCGCCACCGCGCCGACCTACCGGGGCGAGGGGCACGCCTTCCTCTGA
- a CDS encoding TetR family transcriptional regulator: MLDACAELVDEVGYEGLTTTLLAERAEVAIGSVYQFFPDKRAIVQALTLRTMESYLQRLDERFSSDDLTHWWDGVDAAIDEYISMHRTVPGFRTLHFGDVVDLHLLDDQRDNNGVIAEQLARVLTERFGLAGVPDLRFHLEVAVEAADALIKLAFRRRTDGDERVLAEAKALIREYLHRQVNAPTEAVHQG; the protein is encoded by the coding sequence ATGCTGGACGCCTGCGCCGAGCTCGTCGACGAGGTGGGGTACGAAGGGCTGACCACGACCCTGCTCGCCGAGCGCGCCGAGGTGGCGATCGGGTCGGTCTACCAGTTCTTTCCGGACAAACGGGCGATCGTGCAGGCACTGACCCTGCGCACCATGGAGTCCTACCTCCAGCGGCTCGACGAGCGGTTCTCCTCGGACGACCTGACCCACTGGTGGGACGGGGTCGACGCGGCGATCGACGAGTACATCTCGATGCACCGCACCGTGCCCGGCTTCCGTACCTTGCACTTCGGCGACGTGGTCGACCTGCACCTGCTGGACGACCAGCGGGACAACAACGGGGTGATCGCGGAGCAGCTCGCCCGCGTACTCACCGAGCGTTTCGGCCTGGCCGGGGTGCCCGACCTGCGGTTCCACCTGGAGGTCGCGGTGGAGGCCGCCGACGCCCTGATCAAGCTGGCCTTCCGCCGCCGCACCGACGGCGACGAGCGGGTGCTGGCCGAGGCCAAGGCGCTCATCCGGGAGTACCTGCACCGGCAGGTGAACGCCCCCACGGAGGCCGTCCACCAGGGCTGA